One Cuculus canorus isolate bCucCan1 chromosome 2, bCucCan1.pri, whole genome shotgun sequence genomic region harbors:
- the LOC128851277 gene encoding transcription factor SOX-17-like, whose product MSSPDAGYASSDDQAQGRCSLPIMMPAVGPCPWAGSLSPRGEGKAKSEAAPSGAAGGRSKSEARIRRPMNAFMVWAKDERKRLAQQNPDLHNAELSKMLGKSWKALSLSEKRPFVEEAERLRVQHMQDHPNYKYRPRRRKQVKRLKRVESGFVQHGLAEAAAAGLGGEVGVRMCAEGLGPPYGEQGYASSQYRERPPPGAAFDGYGLPTPDPSPLDAAESEAPFLAAGLREECALAPYGYAPHAAAEYPAAGEGPGGSLQALLGCPAPPHAYYGQACQPPGPGRGPPPLPPPGALGQPSPPPEAAPCREPLEHLPQEELLGDVDRAEFEQYLRFACKPELGLPFAGHDAAGLPEGAAPLSSAVSDASSAVYYCGYPGV is encoded by the exons ATGAGCAGCCCCGATGCGGGCTACGCCAGCAGCGACGACCAGGCGCAGGGGCGGTGCTCGCTGCCCATCATGATGCCGGCCGTGGGCCCCTGCCCGTGGGCAGGGTCGCTGAGCCCGCGGGGCGAGGGGAAGGCGAAGAGCGAGGCGGCGCCGtcgggggcggcgggcgggcggaGCAAGAGCGAGGCGCGGATCCGCCGGCCCATGAACGCCTTCATGGTGTGGGCGAAGGACGAGCGCAAGCGGCTGGCGCAGCAGAACCCGGACCTGCACAACGCCGAGCTCAGCAAGATGCTGG GTAAATCGTGGAAGGCGCTGTCGCTGTCGGAGAAGCGGCCGTTCGTGGAGGAGGCGGAGCGGCTGCGGGTGCAGCACATGCAGGACCACCCCAACTACAAGTACCGCCCGCGGCGCCGGAAGCAGGTGAAGCGGCTGAAGCGGGTGGAGAGCGGCTTCGTGCAGCACGGGCtggcggaggcggcggcggccggTCTGGGCGGCGAGGTCGGCGTCAGGATGTGCGCGGAGGGGCTGGGGCCGCCCTACGGCGAGCAGGGCTACGCGTCGAGCCAGTACCGGGAGCGCCCGCCGCCGGGCGCCGCCTTCGACGGGTACGGTCTGCCCACGCCGGACCCGTCGCCGCTGGACGCGGCGGAGAGCGAGGCGCCGTTCCTGGCGGCGGGGCTGCGGGAGGAGTGCGCGCTGGCGCCCTACGGCTACGCTCCGCACGCGGCGGCCGAGTACCCGGCGGCGGGCGAGGGTCCGGGCGGGTCGCTGCAGGCGCTGCTGGGCTGCCCGGCGCCGCCGCACGCCTACTACGGGCAGGCATGCCAGCCGCCGGGCCCGGGGCGCGggccgccgccgctgccgccgccgggGGCGCTCGGGCAGCCGTCGCCCCCGCCCGAGGCGGCGCCGTGCCGGGAGCCGCTGGAGCACTTGCcgcaggaggagctgctgggcgACGTGGACCGCGCCGAGTTCGAGCAGTACCTGCGCTTCGCCTGCAAGCCCGAGCTGGGGCTGCCCTTCGCGGGCCACGACGCCGCCGGGCTGCCCGAGGGCGCGGCGCCGCTCTCCTCGGCCGTGTCGGACGCCAGCAGCGCCGTCTACTACTGCGGCTACCCCGGCGTGTGA